The proteins below come from a single Armatimonadota bacterium genomic window:
- a CDS encoding DegT/DnrJ/EryC1/StrS family aminotransferase, which produces MKVPFYGHVRQYHNLKADIDKAIVDVLESGKYTMGPAMQSFEKEAAAYMGMKHCIGLNSGTDALWLTFLALGIGKGDEVITTSNTFFATAEAIWLVGATPVFVDCEADTRNIDVTKIESKITPKTKAIIPVHLYGQPANMTEIAKIAKKHNLLVVEDCAQAFGSKGDTFKIGELSDAVATSFITAKNLGTFGDGGAVFTNRDDIVEPILKMRNHGSNKRSHHSVGWNSRLDDIHAAILSVKIKHIDEFNDNRIKWAKLYDKELAGTKIKLPYGKPGYRHIYHLYVVETTGRDDLQKFLDEKGITALTNYPIAIHEQEGFPFGPEQGWPYAGGDPKPVLPETEKNSANCLTLPIYPELTEEEVKYVAAAVLEWEKGPGAKYFK; this is translated from the coding sequence ATGAAAGTACCTTTTTACGGTCACGTACGCCAGTATCACAACCTCAAGGCTGATATCGACAAAGCGATCGTCGATGTCCTCGAGAGCGGCAAATACACAATGGGCCCGGCCATGCAGAGCTTCGAAAAAGAGGCCGCAGCTTATATGGGCATGAAGCACTGCATTGGTCTCAATTCCGGCACGGATGCTCTATGGCTCACATTCCTGGCTCTGGGAATCGGCAAGGGCGATGAAGTCATTACCACATCAAACACATTCTTTGCGACCGCTGAGGCCATCTGGCTGGTAGGCGCGACACCCGTGTTTGTCGACTGCGAAGCCGATACCCGCAACATCGATGTTACCAAGATCGAGTCGAAGATCACTCCCAAGACCAAGGCAATCATCCCGGTTCACCTTTATGGCCAGCCGGCAAATATGACCGAAATCGCAAAGATCGCAAAGAAGCATAATCTGCTCGTAGTCGAGGACTGCGCTCAGGCCTTCGGCTCAAAGGGCGACACGTTCAAGATCGGCGAGCTTTCCGATGCGGTTGCAACAAGTTTCATTACAGCCAAGAACCTCGGCACATTCGGCGACGGCGGCGCGGTCTTCACAAACCGTGACGATATCGTCGAGCCGATTCTCAAAATGCGCAATCATGGTTCCAACAAGCGATCCCACCACAGCGTCGGCTGGAACAGCCGCCTGGATGATATCCACGCTGCCATCCTGAGCGTGAAGATCAAGCATATCGACGAGTTCAATGACAACAGGATCAAGTGGGCCAAGCTCTATGACAAGGAACTCGCCGGAACCAAGATCAAGCTGCCCTACGGCAAGCCCGGCTACAGACATATCTATCACCTCTATGTTGTCGAGACCACCGGCAGAGACGATCTGCAGAAGTTCCTGGACGAGAAGGGCATCACCGCTCTTACAAACTACCCGATTGCGATCCACGAGCAGGAAGGTTTCCCGTTCGGACCCGAGCAGGGATGGCCGTATGCAGGTGGCGATCCCAAGCCGGTGCTACCTGAGACAGAGAAGAACTCTGCAAACTGCCTCACCCTGCCGATCTATCCCGAGCTTACTGAGGAGGAGGTCAAGTATGTGGCCGCCGCGGTGCTCGAGTGGGAAAAAGGCCCGGGCGCGAAGTACTTCAAATAA
- a CDS encoding GNAT family N-acetyltransferase, with protein MERIPVSMTRGNLDNIPEYPLPAGYKFRFFKRGEELVWAQMQVDVGAFESIEKAMERYNSEFAPHIDEFEKRCIFLVEESTGRVIGTTTAWYHPDRDDDRGRIHWVAIIPGFQGRKLAKPLLAEAMRVLRAYHHERVHLWSMTSAAKAIRMYLDFGFVPANVSERFEEAWAMLAEVIDHPALEAFREKS; from the coding sequence ATGGAACGAATTCCTGTCTCAATGACCCGTGGCAACCTCGACAATATCCCCGAATATCCGCTGCCTGCGGGTTATAAATTTCGCTTTTTCAAGCGCGGTGAAGAACTTGTGTGGGCACAGATGCAGGTGGATGTGGGCGCGTTTGAGAGCATCGAGAAAGCGATGGAGCGCTATAACAGTGAATTCGCTCCGCATATAGACGAGTTTGAGAAACGTTGCATTTTCCTTGTGGAAGAATCGACAGGCAGGGTAATCGGCACCACCACAGCCTGGTATCACCCTGATCGAGATGATGACCGTGGACGCATCCACTGGGTAGCAATTATACCCGGCTTTCAAGGCCGCAAGCTTGCAAAACCATTGCTTGCCGAGGCCATGCGCGTCCTCAGAGCTTATCATCACGAGAGAGTGCATCTCTGGAGTATGACTTCTGCCGCGAAAGCCATCAGGATGTATCTGGACTTCGGGTTTGTGCCTGCGAATGTCTCTGAGAGGTTTGAAGAGGCGTGGGCGATGCTGGCGGAGGTTATCGATCATCCTGCTCTGGAAGCATTTCGTGAAAAGAGCTGA
- a CDS encoding Gfo/Idh/MocA family oxidoreductase — protein sequence MSQVYTVAIAGLGKRGKVHADVFHKNSRFKVVGLADVDSGRIADAAALCGNPEGFDDAGKMLAATKPDVFCFCTPPTVRLPLVKLGCENGVKLIAYEKPMATNMTEAIEMKKVLDDAGVKSVQSHQRKYNIQFVKCKEVVDSGALGRIHTIYGTGTGWMMHLATHIADYIRWFNSGDEVEWVIGQAFGREKLTDNHPSPDYLGGFIQFANGVRGIMEVGEVAPDVPEVDYWWRKVRFLIEGTEGFAEVHVGGGWRAVTKSRGAEGSDEGTWDADHEQVPYIEDIALWLDGTKVHPCNGEDGYKDQEIMCGLMRSAIERKKIDFPLGPGEPELEGLARVLPE from the coding sequence ATGTCTCAAGTATACACAGTGGCTATAGCCGGGCTTGGCAAGCGCGGAAAAGTCCATGCTGATGTGTTTCATAAGAATTCCAGGTTCAAGGTTGTCGGCCTTGCGGATGTGGATTCGGGCAGGATAGCCGATGCCGCAGCGCTCTGCGGCAACCCCGAAGGTTTTGATGATGCGGGAAAGATGCTTGCAGCCACAAAGCCCGACGTCTTTTGCTTCTGCACACCGCCTACGGTGCGCCTGCCGCTGGTCAAGCTTGGCTGTGAGAACGGCGTAAAGCTGATTGCTTACGAAAAGCCCATGGCGACCAACATGACCGAAGCCATCGAGATGAAGAAAGTCCTTGATGACGCAGGTGTCAAATCGGTCCAGAGCCATCAGCGCAAGTATAATATCCAGTTCGTAAAATGCAAGGAAGTGGTCGACAGCGGCGCATTAGGCCGGATTCACACCATCTACGGCACCGGCACCGGCTGGATGATGCATCTTGCGACCCATATCGCCGACTACATCCGCTGGTTCAACAGTGGAGACGAGGTCGAGTGGGTTATCGGCCAGGCGTTTGGCCGTGAGAAGCTCACCGACAACCATCCCAGCCCGGACTACCTTGGCGGGTTCATTCAGTTCGCCAACGGCGTGCGTGGTATAATGGAGGTCGGCGAGGTCGCTCCTGACGTGCCTGAAGTCGACTACTGGTGGCGTAAAGTGCGGTTTCTGATCGAGGGCACCGAGGGCTTTGCCGAAGTACATGTCGGCGGCGGCTGGAGAGCAGTCACCAAGAGCCGTGGGGCCGAGGGTTCCGACGAAGGCACATGGGATGCCGACCACGAGCAGGTCCCTTATATAGAGGATATAGCTCTCTGGCTCGACGGCACAAAGGTGCATCCATGCAATGGCGAAGACGGCTACAAGGACCAGGAGATTATGTGTGGTCTGATGCGTTCAGCCATAGAGCGCAAAAAGATCGACTTTCCTCTGGGTCCAGGCGAGCCAGAGCTTGAGGGCCTGGCAAGAGTGCTGCCTGAGTAA